In Salminus brasiliensis chromosome 24, fSalBra1.hap2, whole genome shotgun sequence, one genomic interval encodes:
- the LOC140546638 gene encoding histone H2A-like, whose translation MSGRGKTGGKARAKAKTRSSRAGLQFPVGRVHRLLRKGNYAERVGAGAPVYLAAVLEYLTAEILELAGNAARDNKKTRIIPRHLQLAVRNDEELNKLLGGVTIAQGGVLPNIQAVLLPKKTEKTVKTKFEKKTPNSVSPTHCRPPNGKRTTSRRPMSGKRLESLKAM comes from the exons ATGAGTGGAAGAGGCAAAACCGGTGGTAAAGCTAGGGCCAAGGCTAAGACTCGTTCGTCCCGCGCCGGACTGCAGTTCCCAGTTGGCCGTGTGCACAGGCTCCTGCGTAAAGGCAACTACGCTGAGCGGGTCGGCGCCGGCGCTCCCGTCTACTTGGCCGCCGTCCTGGAGTATCTCACCGCTGAGATTCTCGAGTTGGCTGGCAACGCCGCCCGCGACAACAAGAAGACCCGTATCATCCCCCGTCACCtgcagctggctgttcgtaacgacgaggagctgaacaaactgctcgGAGGAGTCACTATCGCCCAAGGTGGTGTGCTGCCCAACATTCAGGCTGTACTGCTACCTAAGAAGACCGAGAAGACTGTGAAGACAAA GTTTGAAAAGAAGACGCCCAATAGTGTGTCACCGACGCATTGCCGGCCGCCCAATGGGAAACGGACAACTTCAAGACGCCCAATGAGCGGCAAGCGGCTTGAAAGCTTAAAAGCCATGTGA
- the LOC140546639 gene encoding histone H3 → MARTKQTARKSTGGKAPRKQLATKAARKSAPATGGVKKPHRYRPGTVALREIRRYQKSTELLIRKLPFQRLVREIAQDFKTDLRFQSSAVMALQEASEAYLVGLFEDTNLCAIHAKRVTIMPKDIQLARRIRGERA, encoded by the coding sequence atggcaagaaccaagcagACCGCCCGTAAGTCCACCGGTGGCAAGGCCCCGAGGAAGCAGCTCGCCACCAAGGCTGCTCGCAAGAGCGCCCCAGCCACCGGCGGCGTGAAAAAGCCTCACCGTTACAGGCCCGGCACCGTGGCTCTGAGGGAGATCCGCCGCTACCAGAAATCTACTGAGCTGCTGATCCGTAAGCTGCCCTTCCAGCGCCTAGTGCGTGAAATCGCtcaggacttcaagactgatctccgcttccagagctccgccgtcatggccctgcaggaggctagcgaggcgtacttggtgggtctgtttgaagatactaacctgtgcgctatccacgccaagagagtcaccatcatgcctaaagacatccagctggcccgccgtattcgcggagagcgcgcttaa